In Vibrio lentus, the genomic stretch ATGATTTGAATATTTATCCCAAACAATTACTGCAAAACTCAGTTTATTCGGTAATTTTTACTGCAAGATAACAGCACATCAGAAAGAACCAACGGTTTGCATATCAGTTTAAGAATTTGCTGAATAAATATCCGAAACTCATTCTCTAGCTTGCCGCGAGTTTAGGTTACAATTTAATCCATTTAACGTTAGGATTATCATCGTTGCATAACCATCAATTACGTTTGAAATAAGCTTAACTTTTCCTGTCTACTTCAATCTAAAATAAGCGTCATGAAAGACACTCTTTAGACCTTTCCTTCGTCGCTTAAACAAAGCATTTAACGCTAGAACCAAGTGATTAAAGCTAAGTGCTTAAATCAAGTACTTAGATAAGAGCTAGAAAAAATCCATCGAATGACTTGATGCTTATAAGAACGCATTGGCACTTATATAATTTCAAACTAAGACTGAAAAATTCAAATCAAGACTATAAAAACAAAGCTGCACATCAAGAGGCTCTAGCTCAAAGATGCAGTAGCTTATAAAGGGAAAACTATGTACAAGAAATTTGAAGGCTTTACTGAAGCCTTTCCAAAAGGAGAGCCGATACAACCTCCTACTGGAATACTGGCATTCTGCCGCCATTACACACGAGGTTTTGAAAAGCCGTTGATCTTGCTCGGCTTGATGAGCATGACCATCGCGATCATCGAAGTCGCGCTGTTCGGTTACATGGGACAACTGGTTGACTGGCTATCAACAAGCAACCCAGACACCTTCTTAGCAGACAACCAATCCACTCTGATGGGGCTTGGTATCCTGTTACTGGTCGTGATGCCAATCCTGATCAGTGTTTATTCGCTATTGCTTCACCAAACTTTGCTGGGCAACTATCCAATGTCGATTCGTTGGTTAGCGCACCGCTACCTTTTGAAGCAAAGCTTATCGTTTTATCAAGATGACTTTGCTGGGCGTGTTGCTACCAAAGTCATGCAAACATCGCTCGCGGTACGTGAAACCGTGACCAAAATGGTCGATGTATTTGTCTATGTGACGGTTTACTTTACAGCAATGCTGTTCATGCTCGCTGAATCGGATTGGCGCTTAATGGCTCCAATGTTGATTTGGTTGTTTATTTACGTCGGCATTCAACTACACTTCGTGCCAAAGCTGAAAGACGTGTCTTCAGAACAGGCGGATGCACGCTCACTGATGACAGGACGCATTGTTGATAGCTACACCAACATCGCGACGGTCAAACTATTCTCACACAGTAAAAGAGAAACCGAATATGCCGAAGAAGGCATGGAAGGCTTCCTTGATACTGTGCACCGTCAAATGCGCTTGGTTACTGGTTTTAACATCTGCGTTGAATTTGCGAACTACTTGTTGGTATTCAGCATTGCCGGTATCTCTATCTACCTATGGTTAGATAACGCAATCACAGTGGGTGCGATTGCCATTGCAGTCAGCTTGGCTCTGCGTATTAACGGTATGTCGAAGTGGATCATGTGGGAAATTGGCGGCCTATTTGAAAACTTAGGTACTGTAATTGATGGCATTAAAACACTGTCTAAGCCTATCGCTATCGAAGACAAAAAAGATGCGAAGCCTTTAGATGTACCACAAGGCGGCATCAACTTCGATAACGTGAGCTTCAACTACGGTGAGAACAAGGGTGTAATTAACAACCTGAACCTCAACATTAAACCGGGTGAAAAAGTGGGCTTGGTTGGCCGTTCAGGGGCAGGTAAATCGACGTTAGTTAACTTGCTCTTGCGCTTCCACGATGTAGAAAATGGTCGAATTTTGATTGATGGCCAAGAAATCTCATCGGTTACACAGGACTCACTGCGCAGCAATATCGGCATGGTGACTCAAGATACCTCACTGCTGCACCGTTCAATCAAAGACAACATTCTTTACGGTCGTCCTGACGCATCAGATGAAGAAGTGTATGCCGCAACCAAACAGGCACATGCTCATGAGTTTATCGAAACGCTAACCGACCCGTTTGGCAACATTGGTTACGATGCTCAAGTGGGTGAGCGAGGCGTTAAGCTTTCGGGTGGTCAACGTCAACGTGTGGCTATCTCGCGCGTACTTCTGAAGAATGCGCCGCTTTTGGTGCTTGATGAAGCCACATCAGCGCTCGATTCAGAGGTTGAAGCTGCGATTCAAGAGAGTTTGATTGAGTTGATGGAAGGAAAGACAGTGATTGCAATTGCACACCGCCTATCGACCATTGCAGCAATGGACCGTTTGATCGTACTCGACCAAGGTAATATCGTCGAAGAAGGCACGCACCAAGAGCTTATTAGCCAAAACGGTATCTACGCTCAATTGTGGAATCATCAAACCGGTGGCTTCATCGCTGACGACCTTGAACACAAAACGAGTGCTTAATTTATGTGCTATTTTAAAAGTGCGGCGTAATTCACACCAA encodes the following:
- a CDS encoding ABC transporter ATP-binding protein, which produces MYKKFEGFTEAFPKGEPIQPPTGILAFCRHYTRGFEKPLILLGLMSMTIAIIEVALFGYMGQLVDWLSTSNPDTFLADNQSTLMGLGILLLVVMPILISVYSLLLHQTLLGNYPMSIRWLAHRYLLKQSLSFYQDDFAGRVATKVMQTSLAVRETVTKMVDVFVYVTVYFTAMLFMLAESDWRLMAPMLIWLFIYVGIQLHFVPKLKDVSSEQADARSLMTGRIVDSYTNIATVKLFSHSKRETEYAEEGMEGFLDTVHRQMRLVTGFNICVEFANYLLVFSIAGISIYLWLDNAITVGAIAIAVSLALRINGMSKWIMWEIGGLFENLGTVIDGIKTLSKPIAIEDKKDAKPLDVPQGGINFDNVSFNYGENKGVINNLNLNIKPGEKVGLVGRSGAGKSTLVNLLLRFHDVENGRILIDGQEISSVTQDSLRSNIGMVTQDTSLLHRSIKDNILYGRPDASDEEVYAATKQAHAHEFIETLTDPFGNIGYDAQVGERGVKLSGGQRQRVAISRVLLKNAPLLVLDEATSALDSEVEAAIQESLIELMEGKTVIAIAHRLSTIAAMDRLIVLDQGNIVEEGTHQELISQNGIYAQLWNHQTGGFIADDLEHKTSA